The Algoriphagus sanaruensis genome window below encodes:
- a CDS encoding gliding motility-associated C-terminal domain-containing protein, translating into MKSSIKSIQYRLIFRSILFCTWLGFSQFGYSQGFNENEWIFGSCGTGENSYLSFGKGGSANVQTLPGTVLIGKNNNALAIDPITGQPLFYTNGVLVYDFSGSPIQGSAPGLNGDIDGRQKVATGFLEYNPDGNKLFYIFYLSPSGQLQYALVDMNAPGQATGNERPLGQVIEKDQAIGNAEGAVLVVKTKSSPSYLISFSGGNLESRRFGSTAGSFSLTDSEGISFTPKAIIFDEDAGQLIVIPENPGEDILVIPFDTSTGNFGSPQAISESGGAEDIGGADFSPDGNFIYFSRGNQLFRVPSSDLNATPEVIPTSPTNHQIYDVKTGPDGQLYYIYEEVVGGPQLIGRVTNPNEPDIALVNLEEDPFNGTDFCGTIFPIFAPNTDIDPTVDFTWDPEAPCANNPVQLTSEITPENYQPVSFNWEFNPPLTDSDGNPLPADFTQEHFLVPQDATEGSSISVTLTVTFADGTTRNVTKDIPLSENNLEANFTPSDTTLCESCIDLDPLLQAQSAAGQQDGEAPGGGGQNYEYFWSNKRDEGWLPKGANEVCRPGLYWVLVREPGSSCYAYAEIRIKMWDIPDQSNNIWYFGDGAGLDFNPDPDDENAPTPRPIAQRHPQNIPAGTTTISDQAGQVLFYTDGESVWDLNGDLMQNGDNIGGDNQATQGVIAVPVPTQPTLFYLFTTQTNAGGTNTVSYSLVDIKSENQTGVGNVVTKDNFLFSPATEQSAALTAGDTTWVLFHELGNNTFRSYPVTVNGIGQPVLSSVGSNHGFNSGVGSMKFSPDGTKVAVTITEGGCNKLEIFEFDQSTGELSEYARLDLGCNGEVYGLEFSQDSDRVLVSYRNGGPGIEEFIIKPVENNSTPNAPTCPSCFDNASTRAQREACILTTRKALNGTSSLDLGALQIASDGQIYVAVVGDNRIGQIQVGTGCTAASTFTQDAVLPMPGTSNLGLPSFVQNSGSSIPEPSLTIPTRLCLDPDLGVSGLLEGAGEPDIDSYFWTITHEDGTVIRNDFGGPGDQFQSLDQIFTLPGKYTVELRVDRCGDPIYYEATGELEVVAPPTLTLAADATLCAGNPVTLTAIDGYDPADGLYDFRWTNAAGQIIGDENSNSITVDEESIYRVEVSYRLPNGLSQEEADLFETCPSTAEVFVGPAFEFELTQTATEVCFEEISVTFAPDTPISGEWFYERNGDGNRVSLGEFFELELWVNTLPGAGLYDIYFVTEDPILAGCTVEKRLQLQVNELPLFVPAQTSPATDCATADGGFEITMQADAAEVRIPELSLSFTNVSAGDVIPVANVLPGVYTVEAESSAGCFYSGSVTVENANPPSGLAFTVATTDETCASTGVNPGIISITFTSGTAQTGTYTITRQGDGSVFTGPLPNQAAFDVEVPYGSYLVEVADASGCSVPDPSLYSVAQKFEVVFSVPTSVEACEIFAFTPIGPNTLNYLVTNSSGTVINPDANGEYLLTSSGIYTVRGEDPNGVDCPREIQMDVTLSQPIDFSVSGPIIDCQAGVRFEAVLNNALPQDVIFLWKDDLGVIVGRRQTFTPSRDGTYTLEVQPASGGLCTTPAQSFTAEILDEAVTVALEADPYCISQTSTVIDILADLQNVAEIEWFAVSGGTRTRLPNFDNLSSITVTDEGTYEALLRSAQGCELGRANIVVVKSTIIPPVVPTTPITICAVEGITTSINPGNYDFYSWRLNGVEISQDAIFSPTLPGEYELRVSDNLGCEYVANFTILEDCRLRVSYPNGVVLGDPNRNFILYANEFIDEVEVFIFNRWGELIFYCEHENLEPKTAFCPWDGQVNGKFVPNGTYAVKVKFTSRNQNLTQTETKAITIIQ; encoded by the coding sequence ATGAAAAGCAGCATTAAATCCATACAGTACCGACTTATTTTTAGGAGCATACTTTTCTGTACCTGGCTAGGCTTCAGTCAATTTGGCTATTCACAGGGGTTTAATGAAAATGAATGGATTTTTGGAAGCTGTGGAACAGGAGAAAATTCCTACCTGTCCTTTGGAAAAGGAGGATCGGCAAACGTCCAAACACTTCCGGGAACTGTACTCATCGGAAAAAACAACAATGCCTTAGCCATAGATCCGATTACTGGACAGCCGCTTTTTTACACAAATGGAGTTTTAGTGTATGATTTTAGTGGAAGTCCTATTCAAGGCAGTGCGCCTGGTTTGAATGGAGATATTGACGGAAGACAAAAAGTAGCCACAGGCTTTTTAGAATATAATCCAGATGGGAATAAGCTGTTCTACATCTTTTACCTTTCTCCTTCAGGACAGCTACAATATGCCCTTGTAGATATGAATGCTCCCGGTCAGGCGACTGGAAATGAGCGGCCATTGGGACAAGTAATTGAAAAAGACCAAGCGATCGGCAATGCTGAAGGTGCTGTATTAGTCGTAAAAACCAAATCCTCCCCTTCGTATCTTATCAGTTTTTCAGGAGGAAATCTCGAATCAAGAAGATTTGGAAGTACCGCGGGAAGCTTTTCTTTGACTGATTCTGAGGGAATTTCATTCACCCCAAAAGCAATCATCTTTGATGAAGATGCAGGTCAACTTATTGTCATTCCAGAAAATCCAGGGGAAGACATCTTGGTTATTCCATTTGATACTTCTACCGGGAATTTTGGAAGCCCTCAAGCCATTTCAGAATCTGGTGGGGCAGAAGACATCGGAGGAGCTGATTTTTCTCCAGATGGGAATTTCATCTATTTCTCCCGTGGAAATCAATTGTTCAGAGTGCCTAGCTCTGACCTCAATGCCACGCCGGAAGTAATTCCTACCTCCCCAACCAACCATCAAATCTATGATGTAAAAACTGGCCCAGATGGACAACTTTACTACATCTATGAAGAGGTCGTCGGTGGTCCACAATTGATTGGCAGGGTTACCAATCCCAATGAACCGGATATAGCCCTGGTCAATCTGGAAGAGGATCCATTCAACGGTACGGATTTCTGTGGTACCATATTCCCGATTTTTGCACCAAATACAGACATCGATCCAACGGTAGATTTTACTTGGGATCCCGAGGCTCCATGTGCGAATAATCCTGTACAGCTCACGAGCGAAATCACCCCTGAAAATTATCAGCCCGTGTCATTCAATTGGGAATTTAATCCTCCCCTGACTGATTCAGACGGCAATCCTCTTCCCGCAGATTTCACCCAAGAGCATTTTCTTGTTCCTCAGGATGCGACAGAAGGCAGCAGCATTTCTGTGACTTTGACCGTCACCTTTGCAGATGGAACCACCCGAAATGTAACCAAAGACATTCCACTTTCGGAAAACAACTTGGAGGCGAATTTTACCCCCTCAGACACCACCCTTTGCGAAAGCTGCATAGATCTTGACCCTCTTCTTCAGGCACAATCCGCTGCCGGACAACAAGATGGAGAAGCCCCAGGAGGTGGAGGCCAGAATTATGAATACTTCTGGTCCAATAAACGAGATGAAGGTTGGTTGCCTAAAGGAGCCAATGAAGTCTGCCGTCCGGGATTGTATTGGGTATTGGTTCGGGAGCCTGGTTCATCTTGTTATGCCTATGCCGAGATCCGAATCAAGATGTGGGACATTCCAGATCAAAGCAACAATATCTGGTACTTTGGGGATGGAGCGGGTTTGGATTTCAACCCTGATCCTGATGACGAAAATGCTCCCACACCTAGGCCGATCGCACAGAGACACCCTCAAAATATTCCAGCAGGAACCACCACTATTTCAGACCAAGCCGGTCAAGTTTTGTTTTACACCGATGGAGAATCTGTTTGGGACCTGAACGGAGACCTGATGCAAAATGGGGATAACATCGGAGGAGACAATCAAGCTACGCAAGGCGTAATTGCGGTACCTGTTCCGACACAGCCAACCCTATTTTACCTCTTCACGACCCAAACCAATGCAGGTGGAACCAATACCGTCAGCTACTCTCTGGTAGATATCAAATCTGAAAATCAAACAGGGGTAGGTAATGTAGTCACCAAAGACAACTTCCTCTTTAGTCCAGCTACCGAGCAATCTGCTGCGCTAACTGCCGGAGATACCACATGGGTACTTTTCCATGAATTAGGCAACAACACCTTCCGATCTTATCCGGTCACCGTCAATGGAATTGGTCAGCCGGTTTTAAGTTCGGTCGGAAGTAATCATGGATTTAATTCGGGAGTTGGCTCAATGAAATTCAGCCCAGACGGCACCAAGGTAGCTGTTACCATTACAGAAGGAGGCTGTAACAAATTGGAAATTTTTGAATTTGATCAAAGCACTGGAGAACTGAGTGAATATGCAAGACTTGATTTGGGCTGCAATGGGGAGGTCTATGGATTGGAATTTTCTCAAGACAGTGACCGAGTATTAGTTTCCTATCGAAATGGTGGACCCGGAATTGAAGAGTTTATCATCAAGCCCGTAGAAAATAATTCCACTCCAAATGCTCCAACTTGCCCTTCCTGCTTTGATAATGCAAGCACCCGCGCTCAACGTGAGGCATGTATTTTAACTACTCGCAAGGCTCTCAATGGAACATCAAGTTTGGATTTGGGAGCATTGCAAATTGCATCGGACGGGCAAATCTATGTAGCGGTGGTAGGTGATAATCGAATCGGACAGATTCAGGTCGGAACTGGCTGTACTGCCGCGAGCACTTTCACCCAAGATGCCGTTTTGCCTATGCCGGGTACTTCTAATTTAGGCTTACCTTCTTTTGTTCAAAACTCGGGAAGTTCGATTCCAGAACCTTCTTTGACCATTCCGACTCGACTATGCTTGGATCCTGATTTGGGAGTGAGTGGTCTTTTGGAAGGCGCAGGCGAACCAGACATTGATTCGTATTTCTGGACCATCACCCATGAGGATGGGACAGTGATCAGAAATGACTTTGGCGGGCCTGGTGATCAATTCCAAAGCTTAGATCAAATATTTACTCTTCCAGGAAAATATACGGTAGAACTTAGAGTGGATCGTTGTGGAGATCCAATCTATTACGAAGCCACGGGAGAATTGGAAGTGGTGGCACCACCGACGCTTACGCTGGCTGCGGACGCTACCCTTTGCGCTGGAAATCCTGTAACCCTCACCGCAATTGATGGATATGACCCAGCAGACGGATTATATGATTTTCGATGGACTAATGCCGCTGGGCAAATTATTGGAGACGAAAATTCCAACTCGATCACCGTCGATGAGGAAAGCATTTACCGTGTTGAAGTGAGCTATCGCCTTCCAAACGGTTTAAGTCAAGAAGAGGCTGATTTATTTGAAACATGTCCTTCCACCGCTGAAGTTTTTGTTGGCCCTGCCTTTGAATTTGAACTTACTCAAACGGCAACCGAGGTTTGCTTCGAAGAAATTTCAGTCACCTTTGCCCCAGATACTCCCATTTCTGGTGAATGGTTTTATGAGCGAAATGGAGATGGCAACCGGGTGTCTTTAGGCGAATTTTTTGAATTAGAGCTTTGGGTAAATACTCTTCCTGGAGCTGGACTTTACGACATTTACTTTGTGACCGAAGATCCGATTCTGGCAGGATGTACTGTGGAAAAAAGACTTCAATTGCAGGTCAATGAACTTCCTCTATTTGTTCCTGCTCAAACTAGCCCAGCCACTGATTGTGCTACTGCTGATGGAGGCTTTGAAATCACCATGCAGGCAGATGCAGCAGAGGTCAGAATCCCAGAATTAAGCCTAAGCTTTACCAATGTGAGCGCAGGTGATGTAATTCCTGTAGCGAATGTATTGCCAGGGGTATACACGGTAGAGGCAGAAAGTTCGGCTGGTTGTTTTTATTCCGGTTCAGTAACAGTTGAAAATGCCAATCCTCCTTCTGGATTAGCATTCACAGTAGCCACGACTGATGAAACCTGCGCAAGTACAGGGGTCAACCCGGGAATAATTTCGATCACCTTCACATCTGGGACCGCCCAAACTGGAACCTATACTATCACTCGACAGGGAGACGGAAGTGTTTTCACTGGACCGTTACCAAATCAAGCGGCTTTTGACGTGGAGGTTCCTTATGGATCCTATTTGGTAGAGGTTGCTGATGCATCGGGATGTTCCGTTCCGGACCCAAGCCTTTACTCAGTTGCCCAAAAATTCGAAGTAGTCTTTTCTGTTCCGACTTCAGTCGAGGCTTGTGAGATTTTCGCATTTACACCAATAGGTCCAAATACCTTGAATTATCTGGTAACCAATTCTTCTGGGACTGTAATTAATCCGGATGCAAATGGCGAATACCTATTAACATCCAGTGGCATCTACACCGTGAGAGGTGAAGATCCAAATGGGGTAGATTGTCCAAGAGAAATTCAAATGGATGTCACTTTGAGTCAACCTATTGACTTTAGTGTTTCCGGCCCGATCATCGATTGTCAAGCAGGAGTCCGATTTGAAGCTGTACTGAATAATGCCTTACCTCAAGATGTAATTTTCCTCTGGAAGGATGATCTCGGAGTAATTGTTGGAAGACGTCAAACGTTCACTCCAAGTCGAGATGGCACTTATACCCTCGAAGTCCAGCCTGCTAGCGGTGGACTCTGCACTACTCCTGCGCAGTCATTTACTGCCGAAATTTTAGATGAAGCTGTTACGGTTGCTCTTGAAGCCGATCCGTATTGTATCAGTCAAACCTCCACGGTGATTGATATCCTAGCTGATCTTCAAAATGTCGCAGAAATCGAATGGTTTGCTGTTAGCGGCGGTACCCGAACTAGACTTCCTAATTTTGACAATCTTTCTTCAATTACTGTTACTGACGAGGGAACCTATGAAGCACTACTTCGAAGTGCACAAGGTTGTGAATTAGGCAGAGCCAATATTGTAGTCGTAAAATCCACGATCATTCCTCCTGTCGTACCCACCACTCCCATTACCATATGCGCTGTGGAAGGAATTACGACTAGCATCAATCCGGGAAATTATGATTTCTATTCTTGGAGACTGAACGGGGTGGAAATTTCTCAAGATGCCATTTTCTCCCCTACACTTCCCGGAGAATACGAACTTCGGGTGTCCGATAATTTGGGATGTGAATATGTGGCCAACTTCACCATTTTAGAAGACTGTCGTCTGCGAGTCTCTTATCCAAATGGCGTAGTGCTCGGTGATCCAAATCGAAACTTCATCCTGTATGCAAATGAGTTTATTGATGAGGTGGAAGTATTTATTTTCAACCGTTGGGGGGAATTGATTTTCTATTGTGAGCATGAAAACTTAGAACCAAAAACCGCATTCTGCCCTTGGGATGGCCAAGTGAATGGAAAATTTGTACCTAACGGAACATACGCGGTCAAGGTGAAGTTTACTTCTAGAAACCAAAATCTAACCCAAACAGAAACTAAAGCGATTACGATTATCCAATAG
- the yaaA gene encoding peroxide stress protein YaaA, with translation MLILISPAKTLDYSTPKVSDFTQPEFTTDIKNLVSVMRKKSAAEISELMHISENLAVLNEERYKTFQKEFTTENSKQALLAFKGDVYTKIEVDSYTSEDFEFAQNHLRILSGLYGLLKPLDLIQPYRLEMGTRLETKKGKNLYEYWDKKIAKAINEVAQGQPIVNLASQEYFKAVDQKTLKSPVINIHFKQYKNGHYQIIGLFAKQARGMMTNFAIKNKITDPETLKTFREEGYEFSSYQSTSTDWVFVR, from the coding sequence ATGCTTATCCTTATATCACCTGCCAAAACCCTAGATTACAGTACTCCGAAAGTCAGTGATTTTACACAACCCGAATTCACTACAGATATCAAAAATCTGGTCAGTGTCATGCGTAAAAAGTCTGCTGCAGAGATTTCCGAATTGATGCATATCAGTGAAAATCTGGCAGTACTCAACGAGGAACGATACAAAACATTCCAAAAAGAGTTTACTACTGAAAATTCCAAACAGGCCCTTCTAGCCTTCAAAGGGGATGTCTATACCAAAATCGAAGTGGACAGCTATACTTCGGAAGATTTTGAATTTGCCCAAAATCACCTTCGGATTCTTTCTGGACTCTATGGTTTATTGAAGCCTTTAGACTTGATCCAGCCATATCGTTTGGAAATGGGTACTCGGCTAGAAACCAAAAAAGGGAAAAACTTGTACGAATATTGGGACAAGAAAATCGCCAAAGCCATCAATGAAGTAGCCCAAGGTCAACCCATCGTTAACCTAGCTTCCCAAGAATATTTTAAGGCGGTAGATCAAAAAACCTTGAAATCGCCAGTGATCAATATTCATTTCAAACAGTACAAAAACGGTCATTATCAAATCATTGGTCTTTTTGCAAAGCAAGCAAGAGGTATGATGACCAATTTTGCAATCAAAAACAAAATCACAGATCCAGAAACGCTGAAAACATTCCGTGAAGAAGGATATGAATTTTCAAGCTATCAAAGTACTAGTACAGACTGGGTTTTTGTTCGTTAA
- a CDS encoding gliding motility-associated C-terminal domain-containing protein has translation MKKTLLLAFIFVLPLLGATAYSELIQLWFKRNDHLFSFVSESTTLENDPELIGPDRLCNVFGSVIGTFSGGGDPTTDLYQWTIVGPGGELLRATQFRNSPDISYTFGLIGPHQITLKVSRGGVQIFEETKIVELVQGPKITLEEIYQICENQSLTISALDPSSSNFGNYEFEWKDETGAIVGTSNDLIVNSPGKYQVTFFFVNSSGIPECETTLDTQVEKLSTFQINASSSTICPGGSIRFETNPSTLGEWYYQKVGDPNEVRIRAGRSIDLNAIILPDPGDYEIIVKVNNPANPACSPEVRLPFQYNLQPKIEFVEAFGASDCFIADGTLRVRALTPLDGIGVEGLGMTQGPFSAGDIITFSGLESGAYSLLINLKGCTDLFGTVVPLLNPPPSLEFTIEDIESESCTDTGKELGSFLVKMTNGPLEGSYRLLNQRGDEVLNELASGLDELRIEVGGGTYFFQVYGLDSCTLPKGEEFIVPGLAQVNYSIPGNLFVCQSYDLVPQTNQDLEFTLTDPSGNQQTLPKGQPFTITEEGDYSIVGRLAGPGDLCPLQQTFTITLVDPVDFEPVLVQEDCDGNRIFEADIKGRDPNTVRFLWYNEKDELVGNGQFLFPTSTGEFKLDVQPNNSTACPIPPVPFMIEEPILEVEVELVATKLCEYGPRAVLDLSTTFPNAVTDIEWRRYEEDGSITLLDEYQNKIQVIVDVAGIYEAAVFSRIPGIGKDCELGRSNLQIDLVPDKVPFTIPGDLSICEPFELIPQGDPTLNYLLTYPNGSEELKVSGESFEINLAGTYTLLAFDPDINGPLCPEQKTFEVKINDPVQFEPVLVNLACDGTYEYQAEVSNYNLTEVDFIWRNAGGTVISTDPTLFTSSYGEFSLEVQPSGSLVCSNSLQTFTVPVPVLDIPVQIVSETLCPDQPDAALSFQANLESVQTIQWWYTDLSNNTSQLTNSTNRQEILAVEEGTYEVRLLNSFGCVIGSASQLVIRSTDQVRPEVEDSYQICPRYEIAPTLNPGNFASYEWYFDGQLVSTSPTFKPSQIGSYEVNVVSQEGCAYQASFETIEECELRVAFPDAIQPQNPEKPFLIYTNYLIDELEVWVFNKWGNLVFHCKNTNLIHEESTCIWDGTLNGKKLPPGSYAYRINFKNLEKGIEKSQLGSILVVD, from the coding sequence GTGAAAAAGACTCTTTTGCTAGCTTTTATTTTTGTACTTCCTCTCCTAGGTGCAACAGCCTATTCGGAGCTAATACAGCTATGGTTTAAGAGAAACGATCATCTGTTTTCATTCGTCTCAGAATCCACCACCCTTGAAAATGATCCAGAATTAATCGGGCCAGATCGGCTTTGTAACGTATTTGGAAGCGTTATTGGGACTTTCTCTGGGGGTGGGGATCCGACTACTGATCTTTATCAATGGACAATAGTTGGACCTGGCGGGGAGCTTCTTCGGGCAACCCAATTTCGAAACTCCCCAGACATTAGTTACACATTTGGCTTGATTGGACCGCATCAAATCACCTTAAAAGTAAGCCGTGGTGGTGTCCAGATTTTTGAAGAAACCAAAATCGTGGAGCTCGTTCAAGGTCCTAAAATCACACTAGAAGAAATCTATCAAATTTGTGAAAATCAATCGCTTACTATTTCCGCCTTAGACCCAAGTTCTTCCAATTTTGGCAACTATGAATTTGAATGGAAAGACGAAACAGGAGCCATTGTCGGAACAAGCAATGATCTGATTGTCAATAGCCCAGGGAAATATCAGGTCACTTTCTTTTTTGTAAACTCATCGGGTATACCTGAATGCGAAACCACCCTTGATACCCAAGTCGAAAAACTAAGCACCTTTCAGATCAATGCATCTTCTTCCACCATTTGTCCTGGTGGAAGTATCCGATTTGAAACCAACCCCTCCACATTAGGAGAATGGTATTATCAAAAAGTAGGTGATCCCAATGAGGTCCGGATTCGAGCAGGACGAAGCATTGATCTGAATGCTATTATTCTTCCGGATCCGGGGGATTATGAAATTATTGTCAAAGTAAATAATCCTGCGAATCCAGCTTGTAGCCCTGAAGTTAGACTTCCGTTCCAATACAACTTACAGCCCAAAATCGAATTTGTAGAGGCTTTTGGAGCTTCCGATTGCTTTATCGCCGATGGAACCCTTCGGGTGAGAGCACTGACTCCTTTGGATGGAATTGGTGTGGAAGGATTGGGAATGACTCAAGGCCCTTTTTCCGCAGGAGATATTATCACATTTTCAGGTTTAGAATCAGGCGCTTACAGCCTTCTGATCAACCTGAAAGGATGCACGGATTTATTTGGTACCGTAGTTCCCTTGCTCAATCCACCACCATCTCTTGAATTCACAATCGAGGACATTGAGTCTGAATCCTGTACCGATACAGGTAAAGAATTAGGATCATTCCTAGTAAAAATGACGAATGGGCCTTTAGAAGGATCTTATCGATTACTAAACCAACGTGGAGACGAGGTGCTCAATGAGCTCGCATCAGGTTTGGATGAACTCCGAATCGAAGTCGGGGGAGGCACCTATTTTTTCCAAGTATATGGATTGGATAGCTGCACGCTTCCCAAGGGAGAGGAATTTATAGTTCCAGGATTGGCCCAAGTGAATTATTCAATTCCGGGAAATTTATTTGTTTGCCAGAGTTATGACTTGGTTCCGCAAACCAATCAAGATTTGGAGTTTACCCTGACTGATCCTAGTGGGAATCAGCAAACCCTTCCCAAAGGACAACCTTTCACGATCACCGAGGAGGGAGATTATTCGATTGTTGGTCGACTTGCCGGACCGGGAGATTTATGCCCCCTTCAGCAAACCTTTACCATTACGCTTGTAGATCCTGTCGATTTCGAGCCTGTCTTAGTCCAGGAAGATTGTGATGGCAATCGAATTTTTGAAGCAGATATCAAAGGCCGAGACCCAAATACGGTTCGTTTCCTGTGGTACAATGAAAAAGATGAATTGGTGGGAAATGGACAATTTCTTTTCCCTACCTCTACGGGAGAGTTTAAGTTGGATGTGCAGCCCAACAATAGTACAGCATGCCCAATTCCTCCAGTTCCATTTATGATTGAAGAACCCATTTTGGAGGTAGAGGTCGAACTGGTGGCCACCAAACTGTGTGAGTATGGACCTCGGGCAGTGCTGGACCTGAGTACCACTTTTCCAAATGCGGTAACAGATATTGAATGGAGGCGCTATGAGGAAGATGGATCAATCACACTTTTGGACGAATACCAAAACAAAATCCAAGTGATAGTTGACGTAGCTGGGATTTATGAAGCAGCGGTCTTTAGTCGAATTCCTGGGATTGGGAAAGATTGTGAACTTGGACGAAGCAACTTGCAAATTGATTTGGTACCTGATAAAGTACCATTCACGATTCCTGGGGATTTATCTATCTGTGAACCATTTGAACTAATTCCGCAAGGAGACCCTACCTTAAATTACCTCTTGACCTATCCAAACGGAAGCGAGGAGCTCAAAGTGAGTGGGGAATCTTTTGAAATCAATCTTGCAGGAACTTATACTTTGTTAGCTTTTGACCCGGATATCAATGGACCACTTTGTCCCGAGCAAAAAACATTTGAAGTTAAAATCAATGATCCTGTTCAATTTGAACCTGTTTTAGTCAATTTGGCTTGTGATGGAACTTATGAATACCAGGCAGAAGTAAGCAATTACAATTTGACCGAAGTCGATTTTATTTGGAGGAATGCTGGAGGAACCGTGATTTCCACTGACCCCACCCTGTTTACTTCAAGTTATGGAGAATTCAGCCTGGAAGTACAGCCTTCCGGATCTTTGGTTTGTTCCAATAGCCTTCAAACGTTCACCGTACCAGTTCCAGTTTTAGACATACCGGTTCAAATCGTTTCTGAAACCTTATGTCCGGATCAGCCGGACGCAGCCTTGAGTTTTCAGGCAAATTTGGAAAGTGTCCAAACCATTCAATGGTGGTATACAGACTTAAGTAACAACACTTCTCAACTTACTAACTCTACCAACCGTCAGGAAATACTTGCCGTAGAGGAAGGAACTTATGAGGTTCGTTTACTCAATTCTTTTGGCTGCGTGATTGGTAGCGCGAGTCAACTCGTAATTCGAAGTACGGATCAAGTCAGACCAGAGGTAGAAGATTCGTATCAAATCTGTCCGAGATATGAAATAGCACCTACGCTAAACCCTGGGAATTTTGCCTCTTATGAATGGTACTTTGACGGACAATTAGTTTCCACCTCCCCTACCTTTAAACCTAGCCAAATTGGAAGTTATGAGGTAAATGTGGTCAGCCAAGAAGGCTGTGCGTATCAGGCAAGTTTTGAGACCATCGAAGAATGTGAACTTCGAGTGGCATTTCCCGATGCAATTCAACCGCAAAACCCTGAAAAACCATTCTTGATTTATACCAACTATTTGATCGATGAATTGGAGGTTTGGGTGTTCAACAAATGGGGAAATTTGGTATTCCATTGCAAAAACACCAATTTGATTCACGAGGAATCTACTTGTATCTGGGACGGAACATTGAATGGAAAAAAACTTCCTCCAGGATCATACGCTTATCGGATCAATTTCAAAAATCTGGAAAAGGGAATTGAGAAATCCCAGTTAGGATCCATTTTAGTGGTGGATTAA
- a CDS encoding MFS transporter, with protein MTQSINKSALFIGSCFALITTGLSFSIRAGILSQLGTEFELSREQLGHISSMWFYGFPISMIIGGLVYHSVGPKIIMKIAFVAHILGVLLTIFATGYIGLLISMLCIGLGTGCTEAACNPMIADMFSGPKMDKMLNRFHMWFPGGIVMGALISKLMTILNLGWQAQMGVVMIPAITYFVLFFGKKFPEPAVNEATSLKSNLKAMVSPVYLFLIACMALTAISEFGPGQWVEVILGSSGADPMIILALTAGLVTILRFFAGPVVSSLGQTGVLLFGAILTAIGIYLFSILTGPMAYVAAILYGLGYAYFWPVMVGAVAKRVPLSSALGMSVIGAVGMFSSGIFQPIIGKWIDNANEKFSSIYNTKEAIDLATGQETLQKMVLFPGILIVLFVIFFIWQRGVKTTGKTTH; from the coding sequence ATGACTCAATCCATCAACAAAAGTGCCCTCTTCATCGGAAGTTGTTTTGCACTAATCACAACTGGCCTTTCTTTCTCTATAAGAGCTGGCATCCTTTCTCAGCTTGGCACCGAGTTTGAACTTTCTCGAGAACAACTTGGGCACATCAGTTCTATGTGGTTCTATGGTTTCCCAATTTCCATGATAATTGGAGGTTTGGTTTACCATTCAGTTGGCCCTAAAATTATAATGAAGATCGCATTTGTCGCTCATATTCTTGGAGTACTTCTAACTATTTTTGCGACTGGGTACATAGGATTACTAATCTCTATGCTTTGTATCGGGTTAGGAACTGGTTGTACCGAAGCAGCGTGTAATCCCATGATCGCAGATATGTTTTCTGGACCTAAAATGGACAAAATGCTCAACAGGTTTCACATGTGGTTCCCGGGGGGTATTGTAATGGGCGCCTTAATTTCGAAATTGATGACAATTTTAAATTTAGGATGGCAAGCCCAAATGGGAGTCGTAATGATTCCTGCCATAACCTATTTTGTATTGTTCTTTGGCAAAAAGTTCCCTGAACCAGCAGTAAATGAAGCTACTTCATTAAAAAGCAATCTTAAAGCTATGGTAAGTCCTGTATATTTATTTCTTATAGCATGCATGGCTTTAACTGCTATTTCAGAATTTGGCCCTGGTCAATGGGTTGAAGTTATTCTTGGAAGTAGCGGTGCAGACCCAATGATAATTCTAGCCTTAACAGCAGGTCTTGTTACAATTTTAAGATTTTTTGCGGGACCGGTTGTTTCTTCATTAGGTCAAACCGGAGTACTTTTATTCGGAGCTATTTTAACTGCAATTGGAATTTATCTATTTAGTATTTTAACAGGACCAATGGCCTATGTTGCCGCAATCCTATATGGTTTGGGATATGCTTATTTTTGGCCAGTTATGGTTGGTGCAGTTGCTAAGAGAGTTCCATTAAGTAGTGCTCTTGGCATGTCAGTTATTGGAGCAGTAGGAATGTTCTCATCTGGTATTTTTCAACCAATTATTGGTAAATGGATTGATAATGCGAATGAGAAATTCAGCTCCATTTATAACACTAAAGAAGCTATAGATCTAGCTACTGGGCAAGAGACACTACAAAAAATGGTCTTATTCCCCGGCATATTAATTGTATTGTTTGTTATATTCTTCATTTGGCAAAGAGGGGTAAAAACAACTGGTAAAACAACTCATTAA